In one Yarrowia lipolytica chromosome 1A, complete sequence genomic region, the following are encoded:
- a CDS encoding uncharacterized protein (Compare to YALI0A19426g, similar to uniprot|P34227 Saccharomyces cerevisiae YBL064c strong similarity to thiol-specific antioxidant enzyme), whose translation MATERAPLRLGSKAPDFEADTSNGPIKFHDFIGDNWTVLFSHPDDFTPVCTTELGAFAKLEPEFSKRGVKLIGLSANDTSSHKAWIKDIDEVNDSKLTFPIIADPTRQISLLYDMIDHQDATNVDAKGIAFTIRSVFIIDPKKTIRLILQYPASTGRNTAEVLRVIDSLQTGDKHRVTTPINWTPGQDVIVHPSVSNEEAATLFPKFKTIKPYLRTTPLAAE comes from the coding sequence ATGGCTACTGAACGTGCTCCTCTCCGACTCGGCTCCAAGGCTCCCGACTTCGAGGCCGACACCTCCAACGGCCCCATCAAGTTCCACGACTTCATCGGCGATAACTGGACCGTGCTCTTCTCTCATCCCGATGATTTCACCCCCGTGTGCACCACCGAGCTCGGAGCCTTCGCCAAGCTTGAGCCCGAGTTCTCCAAGAGAGGCGTCAAGCTCATTGGCCTCTCTGCCAACGACACCTCTTCCCACAAGGCCTGGATCAAGGACATTGATGAGGTCAACGACTCCAAGCTCACCTTCCCCATCATTGCCGATCCCACTCGACAGATTTCTCTTCTGTACGACATGATCGACCACCAGGACGCCACCAACGTGGACGCCAAGGGCATTGCCTTCACCATCCGATCCGTCTTCATCATTgaccccaagaagaccatcCGTCTGATCCTCCAGTACCCTGCCTCCACCGGCCGAAACACCGCTGAGGTCCTTCGAGTCATTGACTCTCTCCAGACCGGTGACAAGCACCGAGTCACCACCCCCATCAACTGGACCCCCGGCCAGGACGTCATTGTCCACCCCAGCGTGTCcaacgaggaggctgctACTCTGTTCCCCAAGttcaagaccatcaagcCTTACCTTCGAACCACCCCTCTGGCTGCTGAATGA